TTggttaaagaaatttttctttataatgcacactttttctcgtttcctttctgcataaattataaattcctgCTACTCCCACTCTCATCGTTTACCCTTTCAATAGTCTTTTCCTTTCTTAAACAACGTTCATCTTCGTTAATCGTCATGTTCATCAGGTATTATAtggattatttaaaagaaaataatgcacGCGCCGCAGTTGGCGCGAGACGAAACGCTTCGTCCTCAACAAACGACTCATTTCTTCTAGCTAAGGGATAGATGGGATGGCGTGCGCGCGACAGAAAAAGAATCGCCGCATCGCTTTATATATTCAGCCTTTTTTCAACCACAAAGCCGCATGCATACAGACGTGAACTATGGATATGAGCCGTCGACGACGTCTCGACGTCTATCCCCCTCAAAGAGAATCGGTTagtctctttctcgctcgctttTAAGCGGAAAACAAGTGACTACTCCTCGCTCTCGCTTTCTGCCTCTGAATCTCCACCTACGTGGAAACGTCACTTGACTCGTGTGGAACCGAGGCAGTTCCTGATGCGGATGATCAACCGCGTGCAACGCCGAGGGGCCGATTCGCGAGAGAAATCATTAAATCACGTGAGAAATCAACatagaaaaaacatttttcattaaaactgaAATGTCTTCATAATGAGTGCATGGACTTATAATCAGCAAGAGTACCGCTGCATTCTTTGGAGCTAAAAAAATTTCGATTTCATCTTTCGTCATTAGTAACATGGAAAGAACGTGGATGATTCAACTCAATTCTATCTCTCGAAAACACTTTCGATGAGGGGAATCTCGAGGGACATATGTATGATTAATCAACGCTGAATCAAATTTCTCTAAAATTAATCAAGCTTTATCATAAATTCTGATAAACGTGCAGCATGATTTGTGTGAGATAGCGCGCACAAGTTttcacgcacacgcgtgttCGGCCCATTCTGTGTCGTCATCGGCAGCGGGTCAtcgtcctcttcctccgcttctctctctttttctctctctctctctctccccttctcGTCCTCCTCTATCCCTGCATAGCACGAAAGTAAAGCGTTTAAAGAGCACGAACGCGAGAAGGTGGAGAAGATTGCACGATGTGAATTCGACGCGTCTTTCGAGCCGATAAAGGCCAATCTTACTTAATTCGCACGTGaactttttccttctctttagCGTAAACGCACACGTAACTTCGTACATGAGCTCCTTTTACCGCAATTCATCGTAAAGTGGGCCAATCGTTACAAGCGAGGCGCGAACGAGCGTGTTAAATGCAGCCGCATCGTCTGGGTGCGGACAACGTGAATTAATTGTGCCAGAACAACTTTCATTTTAATGTCGTTCACAGGAGAGGGAGCACACAGGAGAGTGCTGCCTCGGgtaatgtatatgtatcgCCACCCCTTTCTCGCCACGCCGGTTGTCGTCTTCCGATATAGAGCAAAGCTTCTCGCTTCctacttaaattaattaacaatatattaaattaagtaaCGATGAGTCAGCATCTTGAAACGTGATTTTTCAAATGCAGTTGTGAAACACATTGACGTGCACAGCATACAAAAttgtaaatcattttttaatatttactcgggagattatattaacaattacatgaaTACTGCATAGTTAGCTGATATTCGATCCTCTTTTTGACTTTTTCGTAGCAGTCGCTATTATTTCCGTTTGTAGCAAGCGCCCGTTTATCTCTAGGCATCATTAATGACGCACATTGTACATGATTCTTGCGTCCTTCCGGTGGCAAAGATTCTCGACCTTTCTCGTACGACCATTTTTCACAGCGGGATACTCTCTCAAGGACGACCTTACCAAGGAGAATTTTTTCAAAGTGAATCATCGTCTCCTTCGCTTTCCACCGCAGGTGAAGAAGGAGTCCGTTTCCCCTCCATCATCGTCTCCCACGCAACTCGGCTACCTTACGTTTGTCTTTCTCTAGCTTGACAAAAGGGGCTCACTTCCTGTCGAGCAGTGTCACGTATGATTCTTACAAACGTCTTATTAATCTTCGTtatgtttttcaaaaattataattaggaTTGGCTTACGACACACCGAACAAAAGACTCGAAATGACACAACATCGTCAATCAGCGATCCCGATATTCCGGTATGGAAACCCTGGAACTTGCAACGACTGCAGAAACAACTTGCATCAAACAGAGAAaggcaatttttttatttcctgtaGGCATTCCCGCTATGTGACTCACACCGCTTCTGAGCTTACCGACTCGATCGCCGACCAGTGTCTCTCGATATAAAGGAGAAATcattctcgttttttttcaaCAACGCGGCGACAAGAAAATATCGAATCGGGCCACCTCAGCGCGAGGGGGCCTTATGCCTGCACAGGCGTAAAACAAGCCCGAGCATATCGCGAGAGAATGCAACGCCGCGCTATCGCCGCAGACACGAAAGTTTCCCACGTGCGTAACGCGATGTACGCAAGTGTGCGGCTTTAGATTTCTACAGGATGGGACGGATAACACACACGTACGGGAAACAACAGAAATACGGTGCACGCATAGTACAGCGCTCGTGGCAGATAAGAATTATGGATTACTAACGGGAAGTGTGAGAGAtaactaatatataatacttattagAAATTAGACGCGCCGCCTAAAACCATTTAGAATGTGCGAGTACTGTAATTACACTTTTGGGGCATTCTtagtcacaattcgattctaCTCTAcactgataataaaatcgatgataAAATTGACTATAATTGCatggtaaaaaaattatagtcGGGATATTATAGCATATTTATagtaaattctattataatactagtaatataaattatactattCCATTATATCATTAGCAATATTCTATATGCTTGGCGCCTCAGGATACTATAAATTATAGCAATttcaactatattttttaattagtgtAATAAATCTCTTTTATTAGCAGGACTTTATTAACGTCCCAAAGAACAGTAGCAGCTCTCTCTAATTTACATTTAGCTGTGTTGCGACGTTGTTGCGATTCTGTGCTTCAATGAAGCGCACTGATttatcgagagagaaatcgGGATGACGAATTACTTCGATGAGCACGAAAACTGTGTCAGAAGTAAATAACGATTTATATGTGGGCATCCTGGAACACGCTTCTTTGTGACGATATCGTTCCTATTACGTgcatctttcttcttttgttcCATTGGTCTGACGTCTTACTCGCCTACccgttattttaaaatatcacgGCAAAAGGTTGTCACATCACCGTGAAATCGATAATTAACGAATCGGAGGCTAGCACAATTCCAACAAATATAGTATGTCAAACATATCGCGATAATATTATGCGGTTATTTTCAGCAACGTAGCGACAGATAATATAATCATAAGAAAAAgcaagtttttattaatactcaCTTTGTAAACCTGGCCATATGTTCCATTGCCGACCACCTCTATCAGCTCGAAGATTCCAGCAGGCTCCTAAAACATAAACGGccaattaatgtttaataagcCCATGATatgattttttcttaattgtaACAATAATCTGATAAATTCTGTTATCTAATCTGTTGGAAAAACGATCGAAAATCTCGAGCCAAAAGAGACTCttaatatataacaacataATGCGTATAAAATAACAACAAAGTGGAAgttgaaaagaagaaaagtgtttttgaagaaaataaatatctgaattttaaagaaagtttgaaggaaagaaatgaagaaaataaatatctgaagagaattaaaatgagaaataaataccACGTGGACTTTTACTTAAATAGCCATTGGATCAATAATCggagaattaaaaaatcatcTAACGCGCAATCAatagtaaaaaaaaacagaaaagtaAATTTAGATAGACTTTATCGCGGCGCGATCTTATCTTGTGACTGTTCAAAACGTCAAGACGATTTAATCTAAcctcgattaaaattaatcactATGAAGTGTTCTCTGAAAAGAGTCTCGCAaaacaaagaataaaatatgtcttTATTCTTCCAACTATAATATACAACGTACATTCGAAGGCGACAGCAAGAATATGATAGCCATCTTAAAAATGGATTGTCACGACGACCGTAAATAAATCACAAAGCAGATGCAAAAATACTACATGCAACTTAATACCGGCGTGAACGAATTGCGACATTTACATCAAAACTGCAACCAGCGCGTCATAATGACTGTTTTGCAGATCACCAAGGCGTTCACAGTTAGTAACTTTGAACTCcttgaataaattatgtttattactttcgtcaaaaacgtttaatttatttactttaatataataataattaatatttaacattttagtTAATTGGATCAAGAAATGAGATAAAGACTCAAAGAAGATCAAGTCTTCGCGATACTTTTCTACAATTTTCTACAATCGAGCGGAAAAAACTGCTGATTACAACTTGAGAAATCTTCCCGGAGTCTCGAGTTTGACGAACTGTCAACAGTGATCCAGAGTTGATACAATCGGGTCAATTTCCATATCAAACCGCACAGACAATACACTGAAACAAGTTCTCGAGGCGAGACCGGTTTTCTCAGACGAAAATCTTGCGTGCAAAGCTGATCTCACCGCTCaagatatttcaatatcaCTCGCGAAACGCCAGAAGTGATACCGCACCGATCGACTCTGGCAGCACCGACTGTCACCGTACGCGGCCACGTTCACGGTGGACAAATGACGCGAACAAATGACTCCATTTTTTTCAGCAGTCCGATTGATGAGACGCGCGATATCACTGACGAGAGAGAAACTCTGAGAAATCCATCCATCTCCTTTCCGTCTCGTCATCGTCGCAGGTCGCGGAGTTCTCGGGAGGTTAATCAGCGAGTACAACGAAACGCGGATGACATCAGCCGTGAATCCGGACGGGCCGGATAGCCGCGCGACAGCGTGGCGTGCTATTCCCGCTTTACGTGAAACGTGCCGCGAGTAATTCCGATATTTACATACCTTCAGAGCGTTCAGGTCAATGTCGTCGAGCGAGCAGTTGACGCTCGGTGCCAAATTATGCGCCATCTTGATACGCCACTCGCGCTCCCTCGCGTTgtctcactctctcgctcgctggctaactcgctcgctcgctcgagctCACCGACACCGAGTTCGCCGAGTCTAGCTCCCCTCGCGTTCTTGCTCTTTTTCCCTCGAGCTGCtgcctcctctctctcctcctttcctctcttgCCCTGCACTATCTTCTCTCACGGCTCGCGAACCGGACGAAAATACAAGGGTGGAGAAAGGGAAAAGTGCGCAACTTGGTTCACTGATCGCACCAACACATCGGGAACACGGGGGtaggaggggggagggggtaCGTCAAAGTAGCACCGACGAATCAAGCACACAGCTTACGGGTGTATGATCACGCGAAACTACAATGCGTGGCTACGCCGAGCACTTTTATCGAACCGCagtgacaacgacgacgataacaATACGCGCGACGGTGATCCGCAGGGAGGAGACACACGCGGAGCGGTGACGGAGCGGCACATGGCGCGCGGCGAACACACCTAAGGAGACTGCCGACTCTACCCGAGAGCGAGATGCACCGGAGGCCGTCTAGCGGTCAAACCGGACAGCGTCGCGCCTCCATCGCGCGTTGCGTCTTCCTTCGGGGTTCTCTGTtcgtttttttcctcttcttttcttctctcttttctcgcaCGCACACGGCGGGTGCACCAAGTTCAACGATGGAGACGCGCTATGTACACGCTCCCTCCTCTGCCCCGAGAGAAGAGAGACTATGCGAGCCGGAGAGACGCGGAGCGCCTAGCGCTGCCTCGGATCACTATGCCGTCATAACGGATGCGGGCGAATCGGAACCCAGGCGAGACAAGCCGAGCCGAACCGAACCAAGCCCACACGCTACGTCCTGTCTTTCGCACTCGTCGACAACTGCACCGCACCGCCGTGCACCGCCACGGCCGCGGATCGCGCACGCCTCTTTtaccctttctctctctcgctctctctgaAGCTTGCGCACTTCCAGCACGCCGTCCGCCGTCTTCGTTTATCCGTCTTTGTTGTTCACGCGATTACGTACCGCTACGCGCACGCTGACGTCAGCCGCTGGGCTAAACCAATATGGCGACGCGGCAGTGCGACAGAAAAATTCGCATCACTTATTATATGAGGCTCGTGCTACTCGCCGCGCCGCCGCCCAATCGCGAGTGTGTACGTCGCGCCGTGGCAGTCGGTAAGCTCGGAGAGCAGCGTGTATCGTGGCGACATCTATCAAACGTGCGATTTTAGATCGATCACGTGCAAGGAAAACTGTTGCATCTCGTCGCGAGACAAAAAGCAGAAGCTTCATTTTATTCGTATTTGTGAAAATGACGGAacattaaattctaaatttcataaatgatatattaataaataccaGAAACTTGACAGCGGGATGTACATATACAAATCTATTAGCGTCTTTCAAAATACCTCTTTCTTGTTATCAACAACTTTGTTACAATAGTCATCGCTTTTAATAAGAGCTTAATTAGACTCTTGCAGCTTCGCAGACTGAAGAGCTGATtcttacataatattaaaatattaactatCTAGTGTCTctctaaaaaaaaattgttaattatctgTGTATTGTTTGCATACAATCGGATGCATCAGTTTATCAACTTTGGATATTGATCTGCCACTAGAAGATTAATGCCTTCAGACCAGCGTCTTCTACATAGCTTGCATCACGCGAGGAACAGCAAATAagctttcattatttttccattCATGTCTGCgcaatttacataaatatatggACAGTCTATACTCGTCAACTTGCGCGTTTCGCCTGATGTTGCTTCTCGCACAACAGCCGacataaaagaaaacactAATTGTCCATTAGGAAGATCAAGTCCACCGGAAGTGGACAGCATCAAGTGCATCCAATTGATATGCATGTACTACGtatgttacataaatatatatttataaataagagCGTACTCTATTTTTTATCTATACATGTGGCATAATTCTCAGTAGATCTTACATCTTCAGCACAGTGCGGCTAGCTTGCGTATTGTGCTCAAGTCCCGCAGAAGCATCTGAACAGTCTGCTTAGTACGTGGCTGAACGTGCGCATCTGGTACGAGCTCATCCTGATCGATCGCTTCTAGGGCTGCGATTGAAGCAATAAATTAACTttctgaataataatatctaatatctTTTACGTACCACAAATTTGCGCCTCTAAGGACGTTAATCTCGAGTCAATGTGGCACTGAAAATGTTCAATGTGCTCCAACAATCTCGTTCGGCACTCGGCTGGATCAATGGGCGCCTCTGGCTCCGGTATAAAAGGTTGCGGAGGTGGCGCAACTTCATTCTCCATGTCGACCATGTTCGGCTTGCACTGATCGTTATTAACCAACGGTCCCGAATTGAGATTCTCAGACGCGGAATTGTCAATCATGGTTTTCTCGGCTAGCAGATCTAGACACGAAAGATGTAatgagaaaagatttttatttcttttttctacttCATTGGTGTTCTTATATTTACCTGGACTCTCCATCTTCACGTCCAAAGTAATGGCGTCCCTTTGCTTCGCGTCCGAGTTGCCACTTGTTAACGCGTCCAAAAGTATGTGACTATCCTTAGAATTCATCAAGCCTTCTTTCTTATTGATCATCCTGGACTCGTCCGAATGCGTGCTGTCCTCCTCCAAAATTTTCATCAATTCCGAATCCGAGgcaatcgatttttcgtccTGATCATCCTTCAGAGACAGTTTAGTTTCCGTTTTTGTCTCAAGGCGCCGCGAAATCTCCAAACTTACATCGGCAGGACTTGCTCCCGactttattatttccattACCGGTACCGGCTCTATGTCTATTTTTGGCACGTCCACTTTCTCCCAATTCTTAGCCCAGAGATATAATTTCGGATGATCTTTTTTCCTGTGCatttcgataaattattacataaatttcttCAACCCCGACAAAATGTCTGTAGTCATATTACTTACTGAGCCACGTTGATTTTTACGCGAAGGCTATGGAGAATTTGTTGCATCTGTAAAAGCGCGGCAACCAGATCGTAAGAGCGTTTCAACATTGCGGTCCTTTGATTCATCACGAACTGATTCCGAGTTCGATTGGACAAGCTGTATATTCGAAAATCaacatttcaataaaattactttaaaattCTAATAATCGCGTATAATTAATGTACCATTAAATTACCTTGGCAACTTTCCTTCCTTGATCCAGTCTTGatcgtgaaaatattttttagacGGTCGTTGTCGGTACGGATGTTGGCATATGTAACAAATGTACTTCTCAGGGACGTCCTTTTCCCTTTCGATCGCGTTACAGTGGCCGTGTTGCCAGCACAAACAAAGGTCGCACTGTATCATCAGACCGTCTTCTTCCATAAAACCGCAggtgcaatttattatttcttctctGCGGAGTTGTTCTACCTTTACCAGTTCGCCAttgatcatcatcatcacgcCGTCGCTCTCTGCGAGAATATCGTTAACAATCAATAGGTAGATCAAAAGATTTATAGCAAGTAACAGCGGAGTTGTAATGACACATTAAAGATACAGTGAAGAGAAATGAAAACCACGTACACTCTTCTATAAAGCATGTACAAAGTAAAATACCAATGCAAACAAACAAGATCGCCACTGTACGAAACGATGAAGCAAAgacaataaaagataaaaaaaaaataaacgatgtACCTTcagtatcattattaatatcagtTTTGGTTGCATCCCCTTTTAAGGGATCACCTTTTTCAATGCGAGAATCATTTAGTTGACCTAAAgaataacagaaataatacaatagtAAATATCATCGAGCGTATAACCGCTCGAACGAATCCCATTTGCCTAGCTAcatacttaaattaaattagaaaaaaaagcatATTCAAATCAAGGCTGCTCTGAGACACGACAAGAACATTTGTGCTTACTATTTTGGCTGTTTTCGTCGCTTTTCGAGTCGGACTTTCTACGGCTATATCTATACATAAGTGCAGTGGGTCCCTCAACATCCATAGCACTGTCGTCTAGATCGCCGAAGCCGTCAGTAATATCCGATATACCTATCCGACAAAAGTATCGATATGCTCTATAGCGATCTAAACTATACAATACTCTATGGCAACTTAATTGTTATTCATAAATGAATGGAATGTTAAAACACAATCTTAGGATACAAGCACACTGATCAgttatgtaacaaaaatttttaccATGTCGCTTCTTCGCTTTGGCAGGTATCTCCATGCCAAATTCGGCAAGCTGCTTCCTTTTCTGAGCCTTGGAGCGTTCAACGTGCACCGCCTCGTCGGTCGATTTCGCCCTATCGATCCTCTGTGCCTCCGACGTCGCGGCTGGTCTCACAGGCAACAGCGTTTTAATTCCACCTGGCGCTTTCTCCTCTTTGACTTTCATGTCGAACAACGTACCGGGAGACAACGCGCACGTGTTCTCTCGTTTTTTCTCCATATCCTCGTCCATCTCCGCGCTGTAACTCGACATCGGAGACATCGTCTCGATTTTCATGTCCTCCTTTTGCGAGTCGCTGCACTTTTCCGATTGATCTTCCTCCTCCGCCTCTAGCATTATCGCACCGGACACCGAGGGAGAGGTCGGTTGCACGGTGTTCAGTGTCGATTGCAGCGCAGCGGACGATGACTTCTCCGGGAAGGATTTCTTCTTCCCAAATTTGTTTAGCTTTTCTAAGAACGGCGTCGACTTCTTCGGAATAATGTCTTCTATAGACTCCCCGATCGTTCGCGCGTAAGCCAGATCTTCGACTTTTGGAGTAGATCCTAGAAACTTGGAATATTCCGGATGGTAATGCTTGATGTgcatttgcaataaattttccTTTCGAAAGTTTTTATTGCATCCCTCCTTAGGACACTTATAAGCGCTGTCCTCCATCTCCACGCGAAGTCCACCAATGAAAACGGCTAATGTGTAGAGAATAGTAATAAatgaattgtaaaaaaatatatttgcgtggtatatttatttctatatgttataattgcatggaaaatttaattaccaatttactttaattaatgtatattaattgaatttgtaaaaatatctaCTTACAATAGATCATCTCTGAGGTATTAGTGAAATGTAAAAGACATAATGCAACGATTAAACACTGGCATGAATCAGGGCACAGCATATCGCAGGAATCTTACCACCATCCGCAGCGGGCGCAGTGGGCGTCGAGACAATAGGCGGGGTGTTGTCGATACTGCTCGTCGCTGTGGCGAGTAACGCGTCAGGTGTGTGGGACGATGCTTTTGTTTTGGGCAACAAAGTCTTGATCTTCTTCGGCGCTTCCGGCGTGGCTTCCTGCTTCGCACGATGCGCTTGATTCCGCTTTCTGCGGTGTATGCAGAAGTCGAACTTTTCGGGATCGAAGTCGTGCAGCCCCTGATTCTCCATGAATACTCTAATGTCGTTCCTCGATCTGAATTTCTTGCTGGTTTGCTTgctttaaaacgaaaatgtaaccgtgaaaatatataaaatatataattgttaattgggaattatttattaaggaTTCATTAagggaattatttttcatcaacATCTTTCATCTTACTGTATGAACAAGACATCCCACTTTCCGGCGGATGTGCCAGCCTTCCTCTGCGTGAAGTGCTTCTCCCAACCAGGAGGCAATCTTCTGTCCGCGACTATTATGGATCGTCGTGGTCCTATGataaattttgcattacaCAGAAACGCCATTGCAGCATTGTGtttatgttcaaaaatgccaAGAATCTCTTccactttattaaaaaaaactttatttgtgCTGCAACTTACCATCATTGCTATCCACAATATAAGACTCCGTTCCCTGTGGTTCGCCATCAATCCATTCGGGACCAACGTCTTCCTCATGATCCGTATCATTCTTTGGCACTTCCTTCTTGCTTTTCTTCGAGTACGATTTGATCTTTGATACATTGGTATCGAAGCCTCTCAGCAAATCCGTGCCTGGATCGTAACAAGGACCAAACAGCGTACCATCCATTTCGACCTTATTCTCCATAGAGTTGTCTCTATTTTCCTTGACGGTGGTCTCCTCTTTCTTTGATGCCTTGTCGGTGTCATTCTTCGTACGTCTTCTCGAGTGAGTATTGAACAATTCCATAACTGTATGCTTTCGCTTCTTATCCCTCCTTTCTTGTTTGCTACCAATGTATCCCTCCAACGTTTCGTTTAATTGCTGTTCGGAAATGGGATAAAGAAACGGTTTGACAGGTGacattttatgtaatacaCACGGGatcaaaaaagttttaaaaaactGCATTTGTAGCATAGAGCTCTAAGTTTGCATTGCAACATTACTCTCCACATTATCACGGCTCGTTCGAGCAACGGTAAAAGAACAATACAAAATATCAAAGCTCAATATAAAAATCGTGTTTCACTCTACCAATTTTCAGATGTAATTATCACATCTTGCAAATACAAAGAAACAACAACATAACCTCAATCGACGAATTTATACCTTGGTCGAGTTCGCTGCGATCTTGGTCATCTTCGACGATTTAACGATCTTCGCATATCCATCGTCGAACAATACATCGTACCTGTCTGCGAAAAAGATTTACTTAGGGCTACTTCCGATCAGTTTCCCATCCCGTGGAGATAAAAAAGActacatatatatctctcctctctcccacAAGAGGCAAACGTCAAACGGTAATCTACGAGACACcgtccgtctctctctttcgcacgCGCAGTTAAGGTTAGGTCGCTTACCATTCGCCAAGACTGCGTTTACTTTGGCTGGGTATTTTCTGCCGTCCGCCCACGTAGCGAGTATCTTCTCACCCACTGAAAACTCCCTCACCTTTGTCTCCCTGAAGGTGCGAAATCCACCCATTATGTCGCGAATTTAATTCGCACGACGTACGACATAAAGCATaagattttcaataaaaacgaGGAGGAAGGCTACAAGAGCGTGACAATTGACGAGAAAAATGtagattttcaaatttttcttttatcaaaATACCATCGACTCGCGCGTCTTTCTAGCGCGCCTTTCAAAGCTCGAGTACGATACATGTACAAGTACATATCGCGCGTCAGGAACTGGAAAATTCAGATGATGTAATTTCTGTGGGGAAAGTCACCCTGATGCATTTGCATATTGATAGCAATGTATATATCTGAGAGCGATTAGGCATTACTCGTTCTTGTCGAACGATACGGCACATGATTCAAGGTGCAATTAGTATTGCACCATATTGCACAAcatgaagaaattaaaaaatctatctTGCTACCAATTGCAGTAATgcattcttattttattttaatgatatatttacAAAGATATGTCAGCAATGAAATGAAAGAGATTGAAAATGTACATGATAGAAAAtgatttctttatttgcaCATTCCATCATTCGACGTGCTCAATGATGGTCCAATATTTACCATCACCCTTGCGAACGTAATCGGTACGGGGTTTTTAAATCTTCTTACTAACTCTTCGTTGCATGGCAATAAATAAACAGCATAATAAAACCATAATAAATCTATCGCTAACAACAAAACACtagagtttcttttctcgCCTAAAATTCATTAATGATGCAATTTTCACTTACGAAGGTGGCAGGATCCAAGCTTGTTCGCTTTAAAGGAAGACAAAAATGATCACGACAGGAATGATTTTTCGAGATGACTTATCATGCAGTTTTTGCGACACTCCCAACGATTTAGAGCCATTGGAACGCTTACTTACTTTGACGGAGTTTGCAACACGCGTAGCCTCGAGCTGTCCATCGGTATCCACTCGTCGAATCGCGAACTCCATTTGTCAAAGTGTATCAAAACTTCCCTCTCGTCCCAATCTGTTTCCACCACTTTTGCGGAATACCTACAAATACGAATcaatcgatatttaatttatcccaTCATTTCTGGATTTCTTAACCGATAATTCACGTTTCGTCACTGTTTCATTGTAAACACTCGTAAGTTTTACGTTACATAACTTTTCACATTTCTTTTCCTTAACATGTTTCTCTTA
The Ooceraea biroi isolate clonal line C1 chromosome 4, Obir_v5.4, whole genome shotgun sequence genome window above contains:
- the LOC105282636 gene encoding PHD finger protein 20 isoform X6 gives rise to the protein MKRRRVPRSRSEGRVSSAVAATAAAVASAPLPLPPPPPTAGAMGMARKCCVRSCEADVRAARAKGLPLHKFPKDAALRDRWLASGGFEASFKPTPAQVVCHRHFKRADYEAARSGHKLLLKRGSVPTVFADYDNHPDPVIMSVKSSTSYAQEDLDLINSEILNLGHSASPLLPEVRTPKSDSCGETCNSRPTSSVDTLNLHDSSNVVDNECKVTTPKEETVKLMKDKSVANSDKTYPNKSDKARLKVNTVAMQLGIVEPGATMKTGTKDLVMKKELKSVKLSDEKEFDKSEELKPKVLNRGGLKFYPGAKLEAKDFNDKWYSAKVVETDWDEREVLIHFDKWSSRFDEWIPMDSSRLRVLQTPSNEQAWILPPSETKVREFSVGEKILATWADGRKYPAKVNAVLANDRYDVLFDDGYAKIVKSSKMTKIAANSTKQLNETLEGYIGSKQERRDKKRKHTVMELFNTHSRRRTKNDTDKASKKEETTVKENRDNSMENKVEMDGTLFGPCYDPGTDLLRGFDTNVSKIKSYSKKSKKEVPKNDTDHEEDVGPEWIDGEPQGTESYIVDSNDGPRRSIIVADRRLPPGWEKHFTQRKAGTSAGKWDVLFIHKQTSKKFRSRNDIRVFMENQGLHDFDPEKFDFCIHRRKRNQAHRAKQEATPEAPKKIKTLLPKTKASSHTPDALLATATSSIDNTPPIVSTPTAPAADGEMIYSVFIGGLRVEMEDSAYKCPKEGCNKNFRKENLLQMHIKHYHPEYSKFLGSTPKVEDLAYARTIGESIEDIIPKKSTPFLEKLNKFGKKKSFPEKSSSAALQSTLNTVQPTSPSVSGAIMLEAEEEDQSEKCSDSQKEDMKIETMSPMSSYSAEMDEDMEKKRENTCALSPGTLFDMKVKEEKAPGGIKTLLPVRPAATSEAQRIDRAKSTDEAVHVERSKAQKRKQLAEFGMEIPAKAKKRHESDGVMMMINGELVKVEQLRREEIINCTCGFMEEDGLMIQCDLCLCWQHGHCNAIEREKDVPEKYICYICQHPYRQRPSKKYFHDQDWIKEGKLPSLSNRTRNQFVMNQRTAMLKRSYDLVAALLQMQQILHSLRVKINVAQKKDHPKLYLWAKNWEKVDVPKIDIEPVPVMEIIKSGASPADVSLEISRRLETKTETKLSLKDDQDEKSIASDSELMKILEEDSTHSDESRMINKKEGLMNSKDSHILLDALTSGNSDAKQRDAITLDVKMESPDLLAEKTMIDNSASENLNSGPLVNNDQCKPNMVDMENEVAPPPQPFIPEPEAPIDPAECRTRLLEHIEHFQCHIDSRLTSLEAQICALEAIDQDELVPDAHVQPRTKQTVQMLLRDLSTIRKLAALC
- the LOC105282636 gene encoding PHD finger protein 20 isoform X3 translates to MKRRRVPRSRSEGRVSSAVAATAAAVASAPLPLPPPPPTAGAMGMARKCCVRSCEADVRAARAKGLPLHKFPKDAALRDRWLASGGFEASFKPTPAQVVCHRHFKRADYEAARSGHKLLLKRGSVPTVFADYDNHPDPVIMSVKSSTSYAQEDLDLINSEILNLGHSASPLLPEVRTPKSDSCGETCNSRPTSSVDTLNLHDSSNVVDNECKVTTPKEETVKLMKDKSVANSDKTYPNKSDKARLKVNTVAMQLGIVEPGATMKTGTKDLVMKKELKSVKLSDEKEFDKSEELKPKVLNRGGLKFYPGAKLEAKDFNDKWYSAKVVETDWDEREVLIHFDKWSSRFDEWIPMDSSRLRVLQTPSKETKVREFSVGEKILATWADGRKYPAKVNAVLANDRYDVLFDDGYAKIVKSSKMTKIAANSTKQLNETLEGYIGSKQERRDKKRKHTVMELFNTHSRRRTKNDTDKASKKEETTVKENRDNSMENKVEMDGTLFGPCYDPGTDLLRGFDTNVSKIKSYSKKSKKEVPKNDTDHEEDVGPEWIDGEPQGTESYIVDSNDGPRRSIIVADRRLPPGWEKHFTQRKAGTSAGKWDVLFIHKQTSKKFRSRNDIRVFMENQGLHDFDPEKFDFCIHRRKRNQAHRAKQEATPEAPKKIKTLLPKTKASSHTPDALLATATSSIDNTPPIVSTPTAPAADGEMIYSVFIGGLRVEMEDSAYKCPKEGCNKNFRKENLLQMHIKHYHPEYSKFLGSTPKVEDLAYARTIGESIEDIIPKKSTPFLEKLNKFGKKKSFPEKSSSAALQSTLNTVQPTSPSVSGAIMLEAEEEDQSEKCSDSQKEDMKIETMSPMSSYSAEMDEDMEKKRENTCALSPGTLFDMKVKEEKAPGGIKTLLPVRPAATSEAQRIDRAKSTDEAVHVERSKAQKRKQLAEFGMEIPAKAKKRHGISDITDGFGDLDDSAMDVEGPTALMYRYSRRKSDSKSDENSQNSQLNDSRIEKGDPLKGDATKTDINNDTEESDGVMMMINGELVKVEQLRREEIINCTCGFMEEDGLMIQCDLCLCWQHGHCNAIEREKDVPEKYICYICQHPYRQRPSKKYFHDQDWIKEGKLPSLSNRTRNQFVMNQRTAMLKRSYDLVAALLQMQQILHSLRVKINVAQKKDHPKLYLWAKNWEKVDVPKIDIEPVPVMEIIKSGASPADVSLEISRRLETKTETKLSLKDDQDEKSIASDSELMKILEEDSTHSDESRMINKKEGLMNSKDSHILLDALTSGNSDAKQRDAITLDVKMESPDLLAEKTMIDNSASENLNSGPLVNNDQCKPNMVDMENEVAPPPQPFIPEPEAPIDPAECRTRLLEHIEHFQCHIDSRLTSLEAQICALEAIDQDELVPDAHVQPRTKQTVQMLLRDLSTIRKLAALC